A window of Suncus etruscus isolate mSunEtr1 chromosome 4, mSunEtr1.pri.cur, whole genome shotgun sequence contains these coding sequences:
- the FGF6 gene encoding LOW QUALITY PROTEIN: fibroblast growth factor 6 (The sequence of the model RefSeq protein was modified relative to this genomic sequence to represent the inferred CDS: inserted 1 base in 1 codon) — MVPGHRLVITMSRRSRQPWATLRVLFFLGVLTGLAWPLPLGTSANGTQLGSRGGWSALLSRSRVGLAGELASVNWESGYLVGLKRQRRLYCNVGIGYHLQVAQDGRISGTHEENPYSLLEISTVERGVVSLFGVXSALFVAMSSRGRLYSTPSFQEECKFRETLLPNNYNAYESDPHQGAYIALSKYGRVKRGSKVSAAMTATHFLPRI; from the exons ATGGTCCCGGGACACAGGCTGGTCATCACTATGTCCAGGAGATCAAGACAGCCTTGGGCCACGCTGCGGGTGCTCTTCTTCCTGGGCGTCCTCACGGGCCTGGCCTGGCCCTTGCCGCTTGGCACCAGTGCCAACGGCACACAGCTGGGCTCTCGGGGGGGCTGGAGTGCCCTGCTGTCCAGGTCCCGCGTGGGGCTGGCCGGGGAGCTGGCCAGCGTGAACTGGGAGAGTGGCTATTTAGTGGGACTCAAGCGACAGAGGAGGCTTTACTGCAACGTGGGCATCGGCTACCACCTGCAGGTGGCCCAGGATGGCCGGATCAGTGGGACCCATGAGGAGAACCCCTACA GCCTGCTGGAGATTTCCACAGTGGAGCGAGGCGTGGTGAGTCTCTTCGGAG AAAGCGCCCTCTTCGTGGCCATGAGCAGTAGAGGAAGGTTGTATAGCACG CCCAGCTTCCAAGAGGAATGCAAGTTCCGAGAAACCCTCCTGCCCAACAACTACAACGCATACGAGTCCGACCCACATCAAGGGGCATACATCGCATTGAGCAAATATGGACGCGTCAAGCGGGGAAGCAAAGTGTCAGCAGCCATGACGGCCACTCACTTCCTCCCCAGGATATAA